One Pseudomonas sp. MM213 genomic window, ACCCTGCGCCGCTGGCAGGAAGCGCAGGTAAAAAGACGTTCGCGGGTGACGTTGACGGAATTCGAACGGGTCAACGCCAATCTGGAAAACGTCAGAGGGCAACTGAAAGCATTGAGCACGAAAATCGAAAGGCAGTCTCGCGCTTATGCCAATCCTCAGCGAGATGCCCAAGACATCAGGGATCTTGAAAAAGAAGTCGAAAATCTCCGGATGACCCAAGCTCGCCTGGAAGCGCCGCACAAGCACACAGTTACCGTGGCCGATGTTTATGGCAGCCATGCCGACCAGCCCGAGTGGGTGCAAGAAATCCTGCTACGTTGGAGAGCCCATCCGAAAAATACTGCCCACGATCCACTGGCGATGATTCCGTCACCCCCGGAAGACAATGGCGCGGCTATTGCGGCAATTACGGGCGGGCATGCGGTGGGCAAACCCTTCCATTTGGATATTGATTCGATTGTGTAGCGCTTGCCCGAAAGAAAAAAAGTGGCAGTGTCGCTGCCACTTAAACACCACTTGACCGAGCTTGTTTAAAAGCCTTGTAAGTTACTTCCTGAGAGCTACAACACCTTGCGTCGTTGCCTACGGCTACGCCAGAATCCGCCGGCTTGTGCGCCTTGGGGGCGGTCGGTAACTTGGTTCGTGTCACTGCTCATCAGTGATCGGGTTTAGTCGCCCGGCTAGTCATCTACGGTTGCACAAGTGTCATCCAGTCAGGTGTTTGCCTGCACTTGATGGTGGCTGTGCGCATGGCGCCCTTGGGCGCGCCGGGTTTTTGGTGACTTTACCGGTCGACTAACTTGCGCACAGCCGCCTCCTTTTCGTTTAGTCGCGAAATGGTCACGGCCCTACTAAAGGAAAGTAACCATGTTCAAGGTCACACCAAACCCACCGGAAATCGATCCGGTTTCCCCATACGAAAGCCCCGACTCAAACAAACTCAACGAAGCCGCCGAACGCGCCCTCGACCATCACTTCCCGCCAACCGAACCAAAACCACCGAAACGCAACGGCCAGCTCTTCAGCGTCTGCCCCGGCATCAACACCGAAGCCCTCCTCGCCAACGCCTCGGAGGACTTGCTGTCCATCAGCGCCATCGCCGCCGACCTTGCCGACGATGTGGACGGCTCACGCCGCTCCGTAGCCCTGGCGCTCAGCCGTATGGCCGACGGGGTGCACTTGTTGGTGGAGCGAGCGCTGGATCACCTCGATGATCCGGAAATGGCGGCGATTTTCGCCAGGCAACAAAGTCGAACCGGCTGATTCGCTACGCACGTAAACCTGTAGGAGCCGGCTTGCTGGCGATGGCGGTGTGTCAGGCGACATTGATGTTGATTGATCGGGCGCTATCGCCGGCAAGCCGGCTCCTACAGTGAGTGTTGTCAGCTCAAAAGATGGGGAGGCCCTTGTCACTGAATTGCTGCGGGGGGAGTGGGGAATTCGCTGGTACATAGGACTGTAGGAGCCAGCTTGCTGGCGATGACGGCGTGTCAGGCAACATTGATGTTGATTGATCCACCGCTATCGCCAGCAAGCCGGCTCCTACAAGGGTTTTGTGTTGTCTCATCCGTGGGCGCCCGGCATGAAACTCGTGGCCATAAAAAATGGGCACCCAACCTGGTTGGCGTGCCCATTTTTTGTTCCGCTCACCCGCTATGCGGGCGTCGGTGCGTGTTACGGATTAACGCTGTCTTTCAACGATTTGCCTGGCTTGAACGCAACGGTGTTGCTGGCCTTGATTTTAACGGGCTCACCGGTTTGCGGGTTTTTGCCGGTGCGGGCGCCGCGATGGCGTTGCAGGAAGGTGCCGAAGCCGACCAGCGTCACGCTGTCCTTGCGGTGCAGGGCGCCGGTGATTTCTTCGAGAACGGCGTTGAGAACGCGGTTGGCCTGTTCTTTGGTGAGATCTGCTTTTTCCGCGATGGCGGCGGCGAGTTCTGGTTTACGCATTAGTGAAGCCCCTTTGACGGTTTTTTGTTGTTATGTCCGTGCTGTTCTCGTTGGAACAGCGCCCAAAGCGCCGCAGGTGCTCTACTCTGCGGCAGACGGGAGTGAGAATGGCACGCACGGAAGAGCCGCGCCAGTCTCGGCGCGACGTTTGTGGGGGCAAAAGCGGGGTGATTCCGACAGAACGACCGGTATTTACGCCAGCAGCGGCGGAAGTTCTTTGTTCAGTGCGAGTTTTTCCATCACCGCCGCGCCTGTCAGGGCATAACCGAGCAGTTTTCCGGCGGCATCGCGGCATAAAACCTTGATGTCAGCGCCCTGCCCTTCGACGGTCCAGACACCCTCCAAACCCCGTGGCGGCGGCGAAACCACCAACGGGCAAACCGGCGTTTTGACGGTGATCGGCATCGCGCCGTAGCTCACGGCTGTCGGGTTGCCGGCGAGGGTTTGTGCCAGCGCTCTCGCACAGCTCATGAGGGGCATCACGTACAGCAAATTCAGCCCGTCGACTTCGGCGCAGTCGCCCAGGGCGTAGATGTTGGCGTGAGAAGTTTTCAGGTGGCGATCGACCACCACGCCGCGATTGACCTGCACACCGGCGGCGGCCGCCAGGTCGATGCGCGGACGCAGGCCGATGGCGGAGACCACCACGTCGCACGGGATCACCTGACCGTCCGATAGATGCGCTTCCAAACCCTCTTCAACACGCTGCAAGCGGTTGAGCACCGGCCCGAGGTGGAAACGTGCGCCGAGGCTTTCCAGCCCCGCCTGGACCGCAGCGGCTGCCGCCGGGTGCAGCAAGGTCGGCATGACCTGTTCGCACGGTGCAACCAGTTGCACCTCGTAACCGCCAAGGATCAGGTCGTTGGCGAATTCACAGCCGATCAGGCCGGCACCGAGCAACAGCACCCGACGTTTGCCGGCCGCTGCCGCACGAAAGCGCGCGTAATCTTCGAGGTCGTTGATCGGGAACACGGCGTCCGCCGCATCACCTTCGATTGGCACGCGCACGGTTTCGGCGCCCCAGGCCAGGATCAGGTCGCGGTAGATCACTGATTCTTCGCCGATCCACAGGCGCTTGTGGCCCGGGTCGATGCCGCTGATACGCGTGTGGGTGCGCACTTCAGCCTTCAGCTGTTCGGCCATGGCGCCGGGTTCGGCCATGCTCAGGCCGTCGGCGTCTTTGTTCTTGCCGAAGCCCGTGGAGAGCATCGGCTTGGAGTAGGAGCGCCCGTCATCGGCGGTAATCAGCAGCAGCGGGGTTTCGCTATCGAGTTTGCGAAACTCCCGGGCGAGGTTGTAGCCAGCCAGCCCGGTGCCGACGATCACGACAGGTGCGTTCATTCCTTACTCCTCTAAATGTCTTAGTTGATTTCGATCATTTCGAAATCCATCTTGCCGACGCCGCAGTCCGGGCACAGCCAGTCTTCCGGCACGTCTTGCCACAGGGTGCCCGGCGCAATGCCGTCATCCGGCCAGCCGTCGGCTTCGTTGTAGATCAGGCCGCAGACCACACATTGCCACTTTTTCATTCAGGTACATCCTCAGGATTCAGGCTTATTGCCGGCGCGAACGGTCGATGGTTGCAGCGCTGCCGTCCGGCTCAGGGCGTTTTGTACTGATCGGGCCCGGCAGATGCAAGCCTGTTCGACGCAATGGGGCGCCGGATCAATCAAAATCACCGACCGACATGGTAAGCTCGCCGCCTCATTTGCTGCCAATAATGACTCACTGTGCCGCACTCAAAACCTCCTTTCTGGCTTCCCCAAAGTCGACTTTCGCCGCTCCCCGACACGTCTACCCTCGACTGGTTGTTCGACGAAGGTTCGCTGACCCGACGGCTGACCCGTCTGTCGAATGACCGCTTCAGCGTCACGCCGCTTTTCGAAGGCTGGCAACCGCTGCGCGCGGACGAATGCGCGGCACTGGACCTGGCCGAAGACAGTGAAGGCTGGGTGCGCGAGGTGTATCTGCGCGGTCACGGTGAAGCTTGGGTGTTCGCCCGCAGCGTGGCGGCACGCAGCGCGTTGCAGGGCGACGGGTTGCACATGGACGAGTTGGGCAGTCGCTCGCTGGGCGAGTTGCTGTTTTGCGATCAGGCGTTTCAGCGTCGCGCCATCGAGGTTTGTCACTATCCTCAGGAGTGGCTGCCGGTGGAGTGCCGGGCACCTGAGTTGTGGGGCCGTCGCTCGCGCTTCGACCGTGGCGCCTTGAGCGTGCTGGTGGCCGAGATTTTCCTGCCGACCTTGTGGCACGCCACCCGCGCCCATCCGGAGAACTGCTGATGTACCAGAGCCTGCTCAAGTCCCTGAACCGCTTGAACCCTCGGGCCTGGGATTTCATTCAGCTGACGCGCATGGACAAACCCATCGGCATTTACCTGCTGCTGTGGCCGACGCTGTGGGCGTTGTGGATTGCCGGCAAAGGTTCGCCGTCGCTGGCCAACGTGGTGATCTTCGTGCTCGGCGTGGTGCTGACCCGCGCCGGCGGTTGCGTAATCAACGACTGGGCGGACCGCAAGGTCGATGGCCATGTGAAACGCACCGAACAGCGTCCGCTGCCGAGCGGAAAGATCAGCTCCAAAGAGGCGCTGGTGTTCTTTGCATTGCTGATGGGCGTGAGTTTCCTGCTGGTGTTGTGCACCAATGCGCCAACGGTGTGGTTGTCGTTCGGCGGTTTGGCGCTGGCCTTCACTTACCCGTTCATGAAGCGCTACACCTATTACCCGCAAGTGGTGCTGGGCGCGGCGTTTTCCTGGGGGATGCCGATGGCGTTCACTGCCGAAACCGGCGAACTGCCGGCGGCGGCGTGGTTGCTGTGGATCGCCAACCTGCTGTGGACGGTGGGTTATGACACCTATTACGCGATGACTGATCGCGACGACGACTTGAAGATCGGTGTGAAATCCACGGCGATTCTGTTTGGCGAGGCGGACCGGGTGATCATCCTGACCTTGCAAGGGTTGGCGTTGGGTTGCCTGCTGCTGGCCGGGTCGAAATTCGAGCTGGGTGGCTGGTTTCACCTGGGACTGCTGGCGGCGGCGGGCTGTTTTGCGTGGGAGTTCTGGTACACCCGTGACAAGGACCGGATGCGGTGTTTCAAGGCGTTCTTGCACAACCATTGGGCGGGGTTGGCGATTTTTGTGGGGATTGTTTTGGATTACGCGATGCGGTGAGGCGGCTGACGCCTTCGCGGGCAAGCCTCGCTCCTACGGAAACGAGGCCGCCATTTCGGATCGGCCTTACATCTTCGGCCCTTGGAGCACGTGCCAGACGTCCTTCAC contains:
- a CDS encoding rubredoxin; its protein translation is MKKWQCVVCGLIYNEADGWPDDGIAPGTLWQDVPEDWLCPDCGVGKMDFEMIEIN
- a CDS encoding NAD(P)/FAD-dependent oxidoreductase, translated to MNAPVVIVGTGLAGYNLAREFRKLDSETPLLLITADDGRSYSKPMLSTGFGKNKDADGLSMAEPGAMAEQLKAEVRTHTRISGIDPGHKRLWIGEESVIYRDLILAWGAETVRVPIEGDAADAVFPINDLEDYARFRAAAAGKRRVLLLGAGLIGCEFANDLILGGYEVQLVAPCEQVMPTLLHPAAAAAVQAGLESLGARFHLGPVLNRLQRVEEGLEAHLSDGQVIPCDVVVSAIGLRPRIDLAAAAGVQVNRGVVVDRHLKTSHANIYALGDCAEVDGLNLLYVMPLMSCARALAQTLAGNPTAVSYGAMPITVKTPVCPLVVSPPPRGLEGVWTVEGQGADIKVLCRDAAGKLLGYALTGAAVMEKLALNKELPPLLA
- a CDS encoding chorismate--pyruvate lyase family protein, which gives rise to MPHSKPPFWLPQSRLSPLPDTSTLDWLFDEGSLTRRLTRLSNDRFSVTPLFEGWQPLRADECAALDLAEDSEGWVREVYLRGHGEAWVFARSVAARSALQGDGLHMDELGSRSLGELLFCDQAFQRRAIEVCHYPQEWLPVECRAPELWGRRSRFDRGALSVLVAEIFLPTLWHATRAHPENC
- a CDS encoding HU family DNA-binding protein, with amino-acid sequence MRKPELAAAIAEKADLTKEQANRVLNAVLEEITGALHRKDSVTLVGFGTFLQRHRGARTGKNPQTGEPVKIKASNTVAFKPGKSLKDSVNP
- the ubiA gene encoding 4-hydroxybenzoate octaprenyltransferase — its product is MYQSLLKSLNRLNPRAWDFIQLTRMDKPIGIYLLLWPTLWALWIAGKGSPSLANVVIFVLGVVLTRAGGCVINDWADRKVDGHVKRTEQRPLPSGKISSKEALVFFALLMGVSFLLVLCTNAPTVWLSFGGLALAFTYPFMKRYTYYPQVVLGAAFSWGMPMAFTAETGELPAAAWLLWIANLLWTVGYDTYYAMTDRDDDLKIGVKSTAILFGEADRVIILTLQGLALGCLLLAGSKFELGGWFHLGLLAAAGCFAWEFWYTRDKDRMRCFKAFLHNHWAGLAIFVGIVLDYAMR
- a CDS encoding DUF6124 family protein, producing MFKVTPNPPEIDPVSPYESPDSNKLNEAAERALDHHFPPTEPKPPKRNGQLFSVCPGINTEALLANASEDLLSISAIAADLADDVDGSRRSVALALSRMADGVHLLVERALDHLDDPEMAAIFARQQSRTG